A DNA window from Geovibrio ferrireducens contains the following coding sequences:
- a CDS encoding branched-chain amino acid ABC transporter permease has protein sequence MQFLYSGLTSGSIYALVALGFNIIYNTTGLINFAQGEFVMLGGMLIYTLFAVMGMPVLLAFPLAVVTALILGLLFERVFINLVRVKNDINLITVTIAASILLRDFAMHIWGRDTVTVGEFMPVKSIELPGGVISNQSIMVIAVGAFIALVLHLFLKKSKYGRAMRACFDDMTAAGICGINAVMVRVMSFGVAAAVGAAAGVLISPITFVTYDDGVMIGLKGFAAAILGGLGSFWGAVAGGVLLGLLESFAATIMPSGYKDAIAFVVILLILFVKPAGLFGKRMAKRV, from the coding sequence ATGCAATTCCTGTATTCGGGGCTCACCAGCGGCAGTATTTATGCGCTGGTAGCCCTCGGCTTCAACATCATCTACAACACGACGGGGCTTATCAACTTCGCTCAGGGTGAATTTGTCATGCTGGGCGGAATGCTGATCTACACTCTCTTCGCTGTCATGGGCATGCCTGTTCTGTTGGCGTTCCCTCTGGCTGTGGTTACCGCACTTATTCTCGGACTTCTTTTTGAGAGAGTGTTTATAAATCTTGTGCGGGTGAAAAACGATATAAACCTTATTACTGTTACCATAGCCGCGTCCATCCTGCTGAGGGATTTTGCAATGCACATCTGGGGCAGAGATACGGTGACGGTGGGCGAGTTCATGCCTGTGAAAAGCATTGAGCTTCCCGGCGGGGTTATATCAAACCAGAGCATAATGGTTATCGCAGTGGGCGCATTTATTGCCCTTGTGCTGCACCTTTTCCTTAAAAAAAGCAAATACGGACGCGCGATGCGCGCCTGTTTCGATGATATGACAGCGGCTGGAATCTGCGGGATAAATGCAGTGATGGTGCGTGTAATGAGCTTCGGCGTGGCCGCTGCTGTGGGCGCTGCCGCCGGGGTGCTTATCTCCCCCATTACCTTTGTAACCTATGACGACGGGGTTATGATAGGTCTCAAAGGCTTTGCCGCCGCCATTCTCGGCGGTCTGGGCAGCTTCTGGGGCGCTGTGGCGGGCGGTGTTCTTCTGGGGCTTCTGGAAAGCTTTGCCGCAACAATAATGCCCTCAGGTTATAAGGATGCCATAGCTTTTGTGGTCATACTTCTGATTTTGTTTGTGAAGCCTGCGGGTCTGTTCGGAAAAAGGATGGCTAAGCGCGTATGA
- a CDS encoding ABC transporter substrate-binding protein gives MVRILTVLIFLLVSVTAFAGEVRLGALFAETGPASYLGHPEKLTAEMLVAEINAAGGINGDKVVLVSYDTQGDEQRAINYFKRLVTKDKVFAVIGPTTTGSSLAVKDLADKFKTPLISCAASAAIVTPVNKYVFKTPQSDIHAAETIFKYMKSKGMKKAAILTAQNGFGVTGRDALIEGAKAQGIQIVSDEKFGDKDKDMTSQLSKIKAAGPDAVICWGVGPAPAIVAKNAKDLGIQNLFMSHGVASMKFIELAGASADGIRLPAGRLIVADRLADSDPFKPVLMKYKKDYEGKFNMPVSAFGGHAYDAFYLFKLAYEKSGADTEKFVSALAGIKGFKGTAGEFNMTEQDHNGLSSDAFIMVEIKDGKFEIAK, from the coding sequence ATGGTTCGTATTCTGACGGTTTTAATCTTTCTTCTGGTGAGTGTTACCGCATTCGCCGGAGAGGTCAGGCTTGGTGCTCTGTTTGCTGAAACAGGCCCTGCGTCATATCTGGGGCATCCTGAAAAGCTCACTGCTGAAATGCTTGTGGCTGAAATCAACGCCGCAGGCGGCATCAACGGAGACAAGGTGGTTCTTGTGTCCTACGATACACAAGGGGATGAGCAGAGAGCGATTAACTATTTCAAAAGACTGGTGACAAAGGACAAAGTCTTTGCCGTGATCGGACCCACCACCACAGGTTCAAGCCTTGCGGTTAAAGATCTTGCGGACAAGTTTAAAACCCCGCTCATAAGCTGTGCAGCGAGTGCAGCCATTGTCACTCCTGTTAACAAGTATGTTTTCAAAACACCTCAGAGCGACATCCACGCCGCTGAGACAATTTTTAAATACATGAAATCAAAAGGCATGAAAAAAGCCGCAATCCTCACAGCTCAGAACGGGTTCGGCGTGACCGGAAGGGATGCGCTGATCGAAGGAGCCAAGGCTCAGGGGATTCAGATTGTCTCCGATGAAAAGTTCGGCGACAAGGATAAGGATATGACAAGCCAGCTCAGCAAAATAAAAGCTGCCGGGCCTGATGCCGTTATCTGCTGGGGAGTGGGACCTGCTCCCGCAATTGTTGCGAAAAATGCCAAAGATCTGGGTATACAGAACCTTTTCATGAGCCACGGCGTTGCCTCAATGAAGTTCATTGAGCTTGCGGGCGCTTCCGCTGACGGAATCAGGCTGCCCGCCGGAAGGCTTATTGTTGCCGACAGACTGGCAGACAGTGACCCGTTCAAGCCTGTTCTTATGAAGTATAAAAAAGACTACGAAGGCAAATTCAACATGCCTGTTTCCGCTTTCGGCGGTCATGCATATGATGCTTTCTATCTGTTTAAGCTTGCCTATGAAAAATCAGGTGCAGATACTGAAAAGTTTGTTTCGGCACTTGCCGGAATAAAAGGGTTCAAAGGCACAGCCGGAGAGTTCAACATGACAGAGCAGGATCACAACGGTCTTTCCTCTGATGCGTTTATTATGGTCGAAATAAAAGACGGAAAATTTGAGATAGCGAAATAA
- a CDS encoding ACT domain-containing protein encodes MKITQISVFIENESGRLHEVTGLLGDNNINIRALSLADTSDFGILRLIVNEPDKAYRLLRENEFTVGRTEVLAVEVPDNPGGLAGVLGALSKASINVEYMYALVERSTDSAVMIFRFDDTAKAVDTLTANGYKLMKGEQIYEI; translated from the coding sequence ATGAAAATCACCCAGATTTCAGTGTTTATCGAAAACGAATCAGGCAGACTTCACGAGGTTACAGGGCTCCTCGGAGATAACAATATAAACATCAGGGCATTATCCCTTGCTGACACTTCCGATTTCGGCATTCTCCGCCTCATTGTCAATGAGCCTGACAAGGCTTACCGTCTTCTTCGGGAGAATGAGTTCACTGTGGGCAGGACAGAGGTTCTGGCTGTTGAGGTTCCTGACAATCCCGGCGGGCTTGCAGGTGTCCTCGGCGCACTGAGCAAGGCATCCATCAATGTTGAATACATGTACGCCCTCGTGGAGAGAAGCACAGACAGCGCTGTGATGATTTTCCGCTTTGATGACACGGCAAAGGCCGTGGACACCCTCACCGCAAACGGCTACAAACTAATGAAGGGCGAACAGATTTACGAGATATAG